A section of the marine bacterium B5-7 genome encodes:
- the ptmB gene encoding posttranslational modification protein yields the protein MKVLCSICARGGSQGVPDKNIKELAGKPLILHTVEQAVDAACFDKIVVSSDSERILSVVENSGVDYLVRRPETLATEHSAKIPVIRHLLDASEREFATHFDVVVDLAVTTPLRSADDIRSAVTTFLDADAANLVSATLTDQSPYFNVVEVDEKGRIVLSKPLGKPLTRRQDAPKCFSLNGAIYIWRRDVLSEEDRLLLDDTILFELPQERSIDIDTAFDFSLVDALLFYRTYSKMR from the coding sequence ATGAAAGTTTTATGTAGCATTTGTGCCCGGGGTGGTTCTCAAGGGGTGCCGGATAAGAATATAAAAGAGTTGGCTGGGAAACCGCTGATTCTTCATACTGTTGAGCAAGCAGTAGATGCTGCTTGTTTTGACAAAATTGTCGTTAGCAGTGACTCTGAGCGTATCTTGTCTGTTGTGGAAAACTCTGGTGTTGACTATCTTGTTCGAAGGCCAGAAACATTGGCTACAGAGCATTCAGCTAAAATACCGGTTATTAGACATCTTCTAGATGCATCAGAACGAGAGTTCGCTACTCATTTTGATGTTGTTGTAGATCTCGCTGTGACTACGCCTCTAAGAAGTGCAGATGACATACGTTCTGCTGTTACAACCTTTCTAGATGCGGATGCAGCAAATCTTGTTTCTGCTACATTAACTGATCAATCTCCATATTTTAATGTGGTAGAGGTTGATGAGAAAGGTCGTATTGTCTTATCAAAGCCCTTGGGTAAACCACTGACGCGTCGGCAAGATGCGCCAAAATGCTTCTCTCTTAATGGTGCCATATATATTTGGAGAAGAGATGTTTTGTCTGAAGAGGATAGGTTACTTTTAGATGACACGATATTATTTGAGTTGCCTCAAGAACGATCCATAGACATTGATACTGCCTTTGATTTTTCGTTAGTGGATGCCTTGTTGTTTTATCGAACTTATTCGAAAATGCGATGA